The genomic region CTCTACCAGCATCGTGGACGATTTGCTTAACAACACCACGAATGTAACCGTGACGTTCAGCGTAATCCAAGTTTCTCAACTTGGCAGCACCTTGTCTCAATCTGGTGTGAGAGGTGAAGATAGAACCAGCACcctttctttggtttctaATAACTCTACCTGTTTTGAAACTGACAATCGACAATGGATATGCAAAATGCTCATGccattgttgaaagataaTTCTTGTTAGTATaactgaaaaattcttATTataattgttgaaaaaacaTCTGAACCACATCTGAATCGACACTCATTATAATTCCAGATCTATCATTGATCCCATGCCAGCTATTGTCGTTTCTTCCTCTGCTCTCTGTATCGTTTAAATCTCTTTTTCCCAATGATATTGACGTAATAATTCCcaatcatcttctttggtAGATTTAACACATATATTGCATATCGCTAACAGTAATTCAATCATCAACTCTCAAAACATATCATATTCGCTCTTTGCATTGTTTAATTATGGCCGGTGTGTGCCTGGTTAACATTATTctatatttcattattcGTTCTTAAAATGATGGCCATTTCTTTAATTCAGTGCTTTCAAATCCTCATAACTCTATGTCACCGTAATAGACATACCCATTGTTTACTTCGGTTTGGTTGGACAGTATCAGTGCAATAAGAATAAAGTGTAACACAAAATACTATTGCAAAGCAGTATTACCATATAGTTTCAATGAATGatctttaattctttcttcaataactATACCTacaatattgaaaattcaCCATTTGCCAGAATTGGTCCATGTACTGGAACCGAAGGGGCTGGGCAGAAACTCTGGTCCCAGCCTAGGCATTGGTTCTGTGAATCTGAATTCCAGCCTGGAGGGAGAGTTTCCTGGGCAGGACTAGGAAAGCCGGACAGAGAGACTCTGTGTCTCAGCTCCCCCTGGCAGAACGGCTCAGTCTTAGAGGAAAGGAATATCGGCAGGGGGACGTCTGCCCAGGACACCCAGCCTTACCACAATTGGACTGCCTTGTGTAAGTTTTTCTGAAAAAGTTTATGTGTATTACCTTAAACAGTAATAATGTATAACcaaattccaaaaatatataaaatACATTGAGGTACGGATGTAAGGTGGAACAGTCACATAATCTGTTATTGTGTACTTGCTGATGTTGAATGTGTCACTAATGAATTTATTGACTGATTGACTGATCGCCCGATGACTGTTTTGTTGCATTTTACGTAGAAAAGCATGTTGTTTATGAAACCATAGTTATATAATTGATAGAAGTAGTAATGCTAGTAGTATGTGTATTAGGCTGCGACCTGTTCTACAGGTTGTTGAGATTCTAATTGAGACTCTGCATTTGAATTAAGTAATGGATTGTCCTGCGATGCTGTCACACCATCTTCCTGGTCGATAAGCGGTTCGGCATTGGCCTCGGGCTCCACCACAGCACCGTCATTACCGTCAGCTTGTGGTTGAGGATTTCCCTCGATAGGAATTGCCGCAACAGCATTAGCTGTATCAGGTTCATCTCCTGTTACCCCAGCATCTGCTGGGATTTCGTTGTTGCCTTCCGCGGACTCTCCATTAGTGTTAGCACCCGCCTTCTTCTCTAAAGCCCTTTGcacttcttcaatcttttcTATAAATGCGTTCTTCACGTTTATCTGTTTGCCCCTAAATTTCTCTTGTGTTGCAAACTGTTTCGCATCGTTTAGCCTGAAGGCATCGGGGAACGTTACCAAGGCTGCTGTGAAATGGCGATGGAAAGTGAACCCACGTCTATAAGTTCTATTTTTAAATACAACAATTTCTTGTGGATCAAatcctttgaaatattcacGTAGCTGATTATCAGTCGTATTACGAGGAATGAATCCAATGAATGCAATGGTCTCGGAAACAGGTTTTTCTGTTATCACAGTGGTAACGTTCCCAACGTCAGAACTTTCAGAATTAACTGGATCAACCGTCACTATCGGATTGGCATCGGCATTGGCACCGGCATTGGCATCAGCCGCACCAGCAACAGCTTCTGAAACTTCCGTCTCATTGTTACcagtttcttgaacattTTCAGTAGAAGCTTCAGGAATATCTGCTTCAACAGCTGGCTCctctctcttttttcttctaaaTGGAGTCAACCTGTGCTTCCtagatttcaattgtttaaCAAGAGGTTGTTGTTCCAGCGCGGATGCCACTTCTGGTGCTTCCGCAGGAGTATCTGAGGAGGCGGATGGATCAGCACCTGCAGTAGAGGAAGCAACCACAGCCACTGATGATTTTCTAACGATTTGAACCTTATTAGAATCAATTGGAATATGCATTCTTAAATTCAAATGCCTTTCCATGAACAATTTCccattcaattcttgaataACCTTATTtgcatcttcttcattggAAAATTCAGCATATGCAATCCCAAATGGACGCACTGCTTTATTCTTCAAGCCTCTCACAGTTTGACTTGGGATCAATACAGAAATGACATTGTAGTCTTGCAAATATTCATATAATTGATTCTCACTTGCTTCGAAACTCAAGTTCGAAATGTATACCCTTGCGTGCGACGACATTGATGTGATGTTAATTTTTTACAACTTCGCTTGGCTGTTTCCTGTTGAAActcttccaaatcttctatATGATGTGAACTTAAGCTCCACAAGTACGCCCTTTCGACTGTTGCCTATACTATCAAGCGATGTATTGGGAATTCAAGAAGGCCTTTGACTTTGTgttcatatatataatgtTTCGAGGAAGATTTCTGTATAGAAGTTGTGTCACAAAATCAGGGGCTACCTGACGTTtatctatatataataaaGGAATAAGGCGAGTGGCGTCAATTAGATGACTTTTGACACGAAAAATTCCACAATAGAGTCcttcaaaaataaaaaaggGAAACTAGCCGCCGTTCTTGACgtatccgggtaacaacTATACCTTACactttttgaaagtttcatGCACGTGACTGTGAGATGAGATTCTAAGGCTAAGGAAAGACGCCTGAAGAGCATTAACGTAATTACAAAAGTAACCGTCAGTTAATCTTAAATTAATGATATTATGAAAGAAACGTTATACAAGATAGTTGAGTTAGTCTAATTGGGAAAAaagttcatttttttcaatcgACAGAACAAATACTAAGCTgcttatttcttttcagcacGCTTAGCAGCCAAAGCCTTGGCAGTACCGTGCAAAGCGAATCTATGGTTTCTTCTGAACTTGGCATCGACACCCTTCAAGGATGGGTACTTGTAGGTCTTTGGCTTCTTGATACCGTTTCTGTGAGCCTTTTTGGTTTGGTTGTGAGCGGTATGGTTCTTAGACTTAGCCATTTCGAACTATAGGAAAATATATTCATCATTAATATTGTTAgtaaaattgaatttggaattgatAAGTGTTTTCTGTGATATAATGGATGTACAGAGGAAAATTAAATCGTCCATATGTTAAAAGTCTGCCAGGAGTATTGCTTGTAAAGTATAAGACCTGATTTGTCCATTGATTGACTCCGTCGTGTAGTAAGTTCTCAGTATTGTATTCGTTCTGCCCTCCATTTCAGCAGTTAGTTCCGATCATCAGTTAACAAATCTCAGTCAATAGTGCTCTAAGTTTCATTCGTTACGGCATGATTCTTCTCTAGTCAATGTCAATGATGGTTACCTCTCGTTTTAATTCGATATCAAACTTGGTGAATAAAGATCATACTGATCCTCAATTTAACGGTAATTTGTTCGGTCTTTCTCCAGTACTCCATATATCACTTAGGTGCCATGTTTAAACGTACGTTTTCAGTTGGTTTCCGGTTCTCTTACGACTGCTAATGTAACAACACGAACTACCTTTAATTTAGCATTCACTCCTTTCAATTGATGTTTGAAGTGAAGGTTCATTGTCTGAACTATGAAGTGGCAGGCGAAAACCTGCAATCTGACGAAAATGGAGCAGCAGAAATACTAAATACGGTAATttctttcagtttttgaatttccCGAGATACAccaaattttgaaagaaataaaaccAATGGGTGTACGGGTGTTAACTAAAGTTTAAACAGTCCTCGTTTATCAGAATTTCATGGACCAAAACTGTTTATCTCAAACCCATACTAGCCTCAAATAAAGATTGCACGACATAATATATCGTCAAATATTTAAGCATGAAGATCAACATAATGAGACAATAATGTGAGCATAaacatcaaagaaaaagtatGACGGACTGCTGTACGgattgtttttttcttttcatttacaAATTAAATAAGtgccaaagaaaatgttaGATGAACAAAAGGTTTTAGGTACAgatgaaataaataaacATGACTAAGACTTGGAAACAATTAACATATCTTGATCCCAattttttattgaaaggAAAGGGTCAGTAAAATGATACCATATTACTCCTCTCTTTCCTTCTATTTGCAATGCCATGGGTGTTGAGAAAGGTTATTTtcttaattcttttgagaaaaaagaggaagaaaacCGAATCTAgtagtaataataataataataataataaaataatgGTAGTGGAGTAgtctcttcttctgaatttttttggtacagttcttcaaattgattCCAGATACCCTTCGATCTGTGATTCCttcacttttttgtttcttatttttAAATTTTAAGTTTATTGTGTTTCTAAGTCAATAATTCATAATAGTATGGGATGGATTGTGTGGTTgtttggaattgaaaagaaaactctACTTATTTCCTCAAATTGCAAGGGGGAACCTTAGGTGATTACGATAAGCTGAAACATCTTTTTCGCTTTTAAATTCTTTTAGAGAttgaatgttgaaatatGTGTTAAGTATAACGGTTGATTTTTTGAACAGGACTGAAATAAAGGTTAGAAAAAAGTAGAATATGAACTCTCCTTTTCCATTTGCATTtatattgatgaaatggGATATctcttttatttcaagtAATCGAACAGTTTTGGAGCAGCGCATTCATCCACGAAATGTGCCAAGTGGAAGAATTCTTCCACACAGTCCTCCTTGTATGCCAAATCTTCATAGCCTGGTTCTTCTTGTGCCTTTTGAACTCTTTCGACACATTCCAGATAATGATGAACCAAGTGCTTACCTTCTTCGGTAGATTTACATTCTTCTCTCAAAGCATCTAATTGATCaccttgttcttcttcttcatcttcatcgtcttcatcttcgtcatcttcttcctcttcttcatcttcttcaacgtcGTCTTCAGCCTTGGCCACAGTTGGCACGAAAGCATCCTTTAATTCTTCCAAGTAAGCAGTAATAGAGGAAATCATTCTGTTCTCTTATAATATGTGTGTGTATGTTAATTTAAAATTGATAGTTTCAAAAAGGACAGGGAAATTCTAGTATCGAGTAAAATCAAAATACAACGAATAAATATGAATAAAGCCCAAAGTTTGTGAATGTATTGGTTGTATTATTGTTCTTATGAATATTTTATTCTGTGtatatcaaacaaaataaaataaaataaaatcaaaactgGATGTAATAGAATAAAACCAAATACCCGACGTATTAGTTACTTGATACCGTATTGAaccgaaaagaaaacttaTAAAACCTAGTTAAACAACTTATGAATTGGAGCTAACCTAACAAAAATATGATATAACCGAAGTAATGTGAACTGAATATTATATCGATTGATTGATAGATATATTATAATTAAAATCGAAatatgaaatttttcataCTTtaaactaaaaaaaaaaatatcgaaggtcaaaaaaaaaaattacgCAGAAATCAACGTATCAATGTGGAAGCATATAACGGAAACTCTACATATAGATAACCGATAAAATTCAAGGTTTAAACTGCACACGAATTAAGAGAGCTTGGATAGGGTTTGATTCTGAGCGGTTTTGGTGCTTGTTTGGCACCTTAGTCAATTGCTGGAGTCGCAGGAACGGACTATTTCCCTGCCCAAATTGGCCGGCCAATGAAATAATCGATGCTGGAAATGTTTATGTTATCCAGCCTTTGTACTGCCGTTTCAGTTGCGACATTGTATCGGTCATCACATTGTACGACGAATAAACAGGCTCTTTCCTCTTGAAATCTTACTTGTTGAGAGAACCAACAGCCGCTGTGGGCATAGGGGAGCCGCTAGAGGCTCCCGCACTGAGTCTGGCTTTTTTCGGAAGGAATAGCTATTAAAGGCGATCTGTGTCACACACGACGGTAGATTGTGATTGGTTCGTCGATAGTGATGGATGACATTTTATTTGCACGTGATACATAATTATCTATGATGTAAAGCAACTGAAAATATCATATCACGTGGTTTAAGGGTAAGAAACACTATAGATACATTTATACAGGCACAGAGAGAGAAAGATGTCTGTACTCACTGGTTGGAGTTTGCCTTCAACAATTGACGGATATACTGGGCAGCCAGCTCGACTGTGGTAGCTTTGGATGGGATTGCCGCCACGTCTTTGAGTTCCTTTGGAATCAAGGACTCAAGATCCTTCAATGCATTGTTCaatctgtttcttcttccttgtTCTGCTACTTTATGCACTTGCTTTTGCTTCTTTACCAcgtcgtcatcatcatcgtcttcttcgtcaCGTTCGTTTTCACGGTCAGCGTCAGCGTCATTTTCGTCATCCTCACTAGAGGATTTAGGTTTCTGAGAAGATCGATTTGATCCTCTTAATGAGGTTCGTCTTCCAGGCACGGATCTTGTTCTGCCGTTACTCTTCACAGAGGAATTTGAACTTGAAGCTGATGGTGCAGTAAGAGCTGGTGCAGTTGTTGCAGTGGTACCTGATGTAGATGTTGTAGAATTAGAATTAGCATTAATCGTGGGTGAAGTTGTTGTAGAAccattatttttctttagtTTCGTATTAGAACCGTTACTCGATGAGTTTGTATTGTTGAAACCTTGTTTCTGTACCGTAGGCGATTGCTTTTGATTGTTTTCACCTCCTGCGCCAGTGCCGCCCGCTTCTTCTACAGAAGATTGACGATGAGTAGCGGCAGTGCTGTAATAACCCTCAGAGTATTTTTTCGGTTTGATGACGGGAGATTCAGTGGCTCGTAGCACGGATTCATCGTTAGAAGGAGTCATTGTATTTGAATTAGACGGAAGAATAATCTTTGGATAATTCATCAACGATGACGGAGTCATTCTATCCGAGTTTGATCCATTAGATGATGAATGTGCAGAGTTTGGAGTATGGTTGTTACTGTTATGTGAACCTGCGTTTTCATTCTTTAGGGAGGAGTCCGGTAATTTGAACACCATATCGTCTCGACTTCCACTCTTGAATTTCGTTAAAGATCTTCGTGATGAGATATGTGGAGAATGCTTTATGATCTTATTTGTATTTGTCGTTTGGTTGGACTGTGTCGGTCCCATCAGTGGCGTTGTATGAGGGGTCCGTTTCGAGCGCGTATTCGTTGTAGAACTTTTCcttgatgatgatataCTGGCATCTGGTAGAGAGAAACcctgttgttgttgctgctggtgACGTTGTTGTAGATGCTGTTGTTCGATTGCATTCAATGCAGGCGAAGTCAAGGGTGAGAACTTCGAAGTATGTGGGCCATGTTCTTGTGTGGTCGACGAGGGcatcgaagaagaagaattttcGGGCATAAACGGCGTGTTTTGCACGTTACCGTAAGGCACCCCTGAAGGTCCCATGAAAGGCGTGTTGTGCAAACTGTTGGTAGGCATCACCATGGGTGAAACCATAGGCGAGAAAACCATATCTGGTCTTACGTGTTCACTACCATTGGAATCCTCGGGCCCTACTGAAGAATGCGCATGGTGGCTGCTCTGATGGCCATggtgttgttgttgttggcTGTGATGGTGACTGTTTTGTTGATGCTCGTGGTGTTCATCCTCAATCAAAGAGAAATCCAGCTGAAAATGCGATGGAGAAGGTCCCGAAAGCCCAATCGGGCTCAGCGAATCCTGATCCAAAAAAGATGCAGAATCGTGGTGATGAGGAGCTTCATCCCCTGCGCCCAGGTTTGTACCAGTCGGAACCTGGTTACCACTATTACTAGCACCACCAGTACGATCTCCGTTCAAGAGCGCATGTGATAAATGGTCCAAATCCATATCGATATCTTCAGTCACATAATGATGCGAATCCATAACCCAGGGCGTACTCCTCCTAGAATTCACAAACCCTTCGTCAGCTTGATCTTCGTGTTTAACGTCGTCCCTCTCATGGCGATGCGAGTGCAAATACTCATCGACTTGATCCAAAATAGCTGAACTGGGACCAACTGTCCCGGGACCATTATTACCGGTATCACCGTTTTGACTTTCATTTCTGGAGTCATTACCATCGTCCATATTCAAATCATGGTTTCCGTTATAGTTCGAATGATGATGGGACCGTGAATGCTCAGCAGGACTGACTCCATGCAAATAGTCATCAGACATAATCCTTGAGCGAGCAAAGAGGAAACTTTGAACCAGCGTACACCAGACTCTAAACTTGCTGTTTGGGGTGCCTTAACACGGTAGAAGTACAAATAAACGGCGTACAGAATACATAGAGACATACACACACAACATACACACACTTTAtacgtatatatatatatatataaagaggTCATCTCTTGACTAATCTGTCAATactaaaaaaaaggaaTACAAGTAATATTGACTTGCATCGAAATCCAaaacaatatcaaataaTAAGAAAAACCAAATCCATATGGAAATCGACATTATAACTGTGCAATCATCTAAAGGAAAAATTACACACTTTCCATGAAATATTTATATAACGATAGATCAGGATACGGGTCTGTGATAGCCAGGTGTAGTGGAAATAGAAAGAGATCCGTTGGTATTGCTAGTGGAATAGGAAATTCCATTATCGATTTCTACGTGGATTCGTTTAACAAGTAAATACCGTATGTACTTCGTAGGAACCAGGCGAAAGATGCGTTCATTGATTCATCGATGGATCTTGGATTGGATAGCACTCTAGCAGCCCTCTCTGGGAATTGGGCTGGCCAATTCCCAACGTTTAACGGGGTGGTTACAATCCAGAGTATGCATTTTAAAACTGACGTCCGTTGCTTGTTTGGGGTCCGGGTAACACCACGTGGgacatatatatatgttcCCTTTTGTCAACTCGCGATGACTACATTTATTCTTACTTGGCCTGTCTCTGGCAATATCTAAGCTGAATGCTATTGGAATTGGCTCGAGGGATAAAATACGGTCTGAAATTTCCGATTACATGATTACATGAAGCTGGGTTCTAGGCAAATCGTGAGTAAGTAGGTGATTTGTGAAATGATTGCTTGTTGATTCAATTGGAGATCACAGAAGGGGCCCTTAGAGGCCCCTTCAGAGACTCCACAATTCTGTATTTGATTGATTGATTGAATGAATGATTGAATAGCTGGTACCGCACGTGCGGTGCCGTTTATATATGCAGCTTGTAAATTATATAATAATCCCGATCTCAATTCTTGTCAGCACGTGCAAGCCACGTCGTTTCACTTGCTCCCTTTATTTTGGCGATATCCGCAGCACTCAACTTCAATCCGTTACGAGTGCTATGACCCACGCTCTGTACCTTCAATCCGAAGTCTCTAATGGCACCCGATCTCTTTTTTAGCTTCCCACGTCCAATACGTCTCTCGATGTCGTTCTTGTATGTGGACTCGATGCGACGGAACTCTCCGCGTGATACACGTGACAACACCGTTCCTGCGTCACGTGCTTCTTGTTCGTATTTAGTGATACGTCCCGTATGCTTCTTGATCATACCCTTCCGTATGTTCATGGGCATCGATTCGAGGTTCTTGTGCTGCACCGCGTTGATCTGGGACAGCGATTGAAGTCTTGTCTCTAGGGTTCTGGCACGAGCCTTGCCGTGCAATTCGGAATCGTGTATTGTATCTTTGTCAGTTTGGAACGCACTGATGAGATGCGATTCCTTTAGGAACCGTTGTAATTCTATATCGTTTCGTAGGTTGTCTCTCTCCTGATCAGAATCCGAGTCAGAATCTGCAGCTGCATTCTGACCCGCTGTCTCTAAGGCTCGTACCGTTGGGGCCTTCCCGCTTCGTATTAAcctttgttctttcttgcTAGGTTTGTATTcgttttgttcttcttggaaTTTAACCACTCTTGGTTGTCTGACGGgttgcttcttttcaggcaagtcttcttcaagatctGACTCCTCTATCTCGTCGAACCCATAGAACGATGTGTCAGAACCAGATGCAGACTCACTTTCCTTCTCGTCCTCTGATTCAGACTGACTAACATtatcgtcatcgtcatcgcTATGTGCATTCTTGGTCTTGTCCTCGAAGCCCATGCTCTCCAGAGTCCCAAACTGTGCCTCAAAGGCAAGACGCTGAGCTTCTAGCTGTTTCATATACTCGTCGTCCATGTTGTTGGAGCCTGCGATATCTTGTTTGGGTCGAGTTATTTGCATCTGGTGCTGTTCATGTGATGACCATGTAGAGCTCATCGCGCatcgaaatttttcaccgTGCTTTTTTATTCAATGGATATCAAGAATTACCTGGGCAAGACCAAGAGTCAACTGATGTAAAGCACGTAAGCAAAGTACACCAGGCTACAATGACTAAGTTTGTCGGGTGCATTGATTTGCACGATGGGCAGGTGAAACAAATCGTGGGTGGTACGCTTACTGATTCGTCCAAAGATAAAGTTACTACGAATTTCGTATCGAAATTACCACCTTCTCATTATGCGAAGCTATACCATGAGAATCAGGTCGAGGGATGTCACGTTATTAAGCTGGGTCCCAATAACGATGAGGCAGCATTAGAAGCATTGAACGAATGTCCTAATTTTTTACAAGTAGGTGGTGGTATCACCCTGGATAACTGTGGATACTGGTTAAAGTATGCTTCCAAGATTATAGTAAcgtcttttcttttcgataaGAGTACATATCAGTTCCAACGTGAgaaattggtgaaattgGCTGAAATATGTGGTAAGGACCGTTTAGTGGTAGATCTCTCATGCAAACGTGTCACGAAACCGGATCAAGAGCCAAAGTGGGTCGTTGCTATGAATAAATGGCAGACCCTTACTGATTTGGAGCTAAACGAAAGAACTTTCGCTGATCTTTGTCAATATACCGATGAATTCTTGGTTCATGCAGCAGATGTAGAGGGTCTATGTAATGGGATTGATGAAGAGCTAGTGGCTCATTTGTACAAATGGACTGCGGATATTCCAAAAGTGAAAATCGTATACGCAGGCGGCGCTAAGAGTGTGGATGATTTAAGGCTAGTAGAGAAATTGAGTCATGGCAAAATTGATTTGACCTTTGGTAGTGctcttgatatttttggTGGATCCCTTGTAAAGTTCGAGGACTGTGTCCAATGGAACCATGAGAAACACGCTTAGCTTCCAGTCTTTGTCTAATAGTTACACTTTCGATGGAAATAAACATTCTATATAGAGATAGAGATATTGAAACATTTTTGACCgttcaacttttgaacGGACGTGGTAGATTGGATGGTAGCAGATGCTGCTAGTGCCTTTGAGTATGCTAGTATTAAGGAATATATGCCTTGTGTTTCGTCAATGAATTATAGAAAAATCGTTGCCTTTCACGATAATTGTGGTAgctttttcttgttgtctTGTCTCACCATGCATCATCGTATCCTGAGCCTCCTACTGGCCCTCCATAAGGATCcatatcttcttccatcGGCACTTGTTGTGATACGTGCGTAGATACAGCTCCTGCTGCGAAATTAACTTTCTCTTGGTCCATCTTCTTTAATGAGAATAATATGTCGGCTACTTTATCCTGTAAAGTTTTGATACCACGTACGACGACTTGTTCCGAAGTGATGGAACCAACAGACTCGACGTTTATGTAAAATGTATTAGGTTTGGCCCTGTAGTCGAAATCCTCGTCTTCGTTAGGAGgatcttcaaattcacaATTCTTAGATTGAGGCCATTCGTCCCTTGCATCCTGTTCGTACCAGTAATCTGTGTGTTTTAACTTATTCCATGGATCATATTCAAACTCTATAGCTGCTGATGGTGACCATTTCGCatgttcttttgaaatacCCTTCTTAGCGATACATTTCACTCTTATCTCTTGTCCCTTTCTTAGTTTACAGATTAATACACCATTTGCTTCTCTGTCTTGTATAATTGGATGGCCAATATTTCTACCCTTCAAATCGCTGGTAATCTGCAAATCCTTAGCATAAACGTTCGTCGTGGATTCACTCTCACCGATAGCATGTAGTATTAGCTCTACTGAACAACGGTCACAGTGATCTTCACAGTAACAGTCACGACAGTATACAACTTGATCAATGTCTGCACTTTGTAATGGAATTAACCCAAGTCTATGCGCAATAAATTCATCTGCCAACACAGTAGTATTAGTTTCAATCTCAACAGAATCGATGGCTAGTGTAGGAATCTCAGATATCATGACTCTACGTAACGAGTTTGCTAAAGCCAAGTCGACATTAGAAAGTATAAAGTCAACGTTGTCCTTGGTTGCTTCTCTAATTTTTACTTGGGGACCTTCTTCGCTCATTTGTTCTTTCGCAGTATTAAACTCTGATTTCTCCCTAAGATATGACCTGCTCCTTGCTCAATCAAATACCAGAGTATTGACCAAACTACAGCAACGAAATGATTTGTTCTCGTTCCCTTGGTGCATTCGATTATTGTTTtatgaatttttcacttttgttcagttggaaaatttttgaGCTTTGGCAGCGTTTGGTCACGTGCATAGGACTATTCCATCAATACTGTTTCAAATAGGCTCAGCTAAGAATAATATTGCTCGGAGTCATGTATATATAGCCTTTATTACCTATAGTTAACTTCTTCGAACAATAGTGGCcccatttctttcttattagcattatttcttctttgtaGGACCTTCAAATCGGTTTTTGAACATATTAGAAAGCTGATCCCACGCAATAGGCGAAATATCAAGTACAATTACACATCACCGAATTTAAAATAAGGTGAGTTATCCACAGATAATCAGCCTTTTACCATGCCTAAAGGAATTGCCCGTGTGGATGAGAAAGTTTCAGTAAAGGCGTCATTGCCAGATTTGCGATTTGAACAGACCTTTAAGCAGTCCTTGAGGAAAGAAGctttgaaacagaataaaTTAACTCTATCGGTGGCTGATGGATCTGTCGTAGATCCTCCCATTACACCATATATCGTTGCAAAAGTTGTTGCTAGAGATATTTTGATAAGTCCATTTTTGCAGGGTG from Kluyveromyces lactis strain NRRL Y-1140 chromosome D complete sequence harbors:
- the HIS6 gene encoding 1-(5-phosphoribosyl)-5- ((5-phosphoribosylamino)methylideneamino)imidazole-4-carboxamide isomerase HIS6 (highly similar to uniprot|P40545 Saccharomyces cerevisiae YIL020C HIS6 Phosphoribosyl-5-amino-1-phosphoribosyl-4- imidazolecarboxiamide isomerase catalyzes the fourth step in histidine biosynthesis mutations cause histidine auxotrophy and sensitivity to Cu Co and Ni salts), whose translation is MTKFVGCIDLHDGQVKQIVGGTLTDSSKDKVTTNFVSKLPPSHYAKLYHENQVEGCHVIKLGPNNDEAALEALNECPNFLQVGGGITLDNCGYWLKYASKIIVTSFLFDKSTYQFQREKLVKLAEICGKDRLVVDLSCKRVTKPDQEPKWVVAMNKWQTLTDLELNERTFADLCQYTDEFLVHAADVEGLCNGIDEELVAHLYKWTADIPKVKIVYAGGAKSVDDLRLVEKLSHGKIDLTFGSALDIFGGSLVKFEDCVQWNHEKHA
- the RPB3 gene encoding DNA-directed RNA polymerase II core subunit RPB3 (highly similar to uniprot|P16370 Saccharomyces cerevisiae YIL021W) → MSEEGPQVKIREATKDNVDFILSNVDLALANSLRRVMISEIPTLAIDSVEIETNTTVLADEFIAHRLGLIPLQSADIDQVVYCRDCYCEDHCDRCSVELILHAIGESESTTNVYAKDLQITSDLKGRNIGHPIIQDREANGVLICKLRKGQEIRVKCIAKKGISKEHAKWSPSAAIEFEYDPWNKLKHTDYWYEQDARDEWPQSKNCEFEDPPNEDEDFDYRAKPNTFYINVESVGSITSEQVVVRGIKTLQDKVADILFSLKKMDQEKVNFAAGAVSTHVSQQVPMEEDMDPYGGPVGGSGYDDAW
- a CDS encoding uncharacterized protein (conserved hypothetical protein), which produces MPKGIARVDEKVSVKASLPDLRFEQTFKQSLRKEALKQNKLTLSVADGSVVDPPITPYIVAKVVARDILISPFLQGVFLSLFYIVAKPWLQYCRQAGRNIGRSIIRNLFGKNAIYRPPRNI